From Salinirubrum litoreum, one genomic window encodes:
- a CDS encoding ABC transporter substrate-binding protein: protein MSRQRADHDAPTRRAYLRYGAALAGGGLLAGCTGASEEPTEPPTESPSDSETETPTETATEADTETNESYSVTLSPAGTVQFTEPPSNVMVYSLLYADMAVAYGHGDAVNSLGFSAEAGGNTLDAYYGRLDGVSFDREGLAQLNTGSGNLTVDRELFYELDSDLHLVDPALVVSFDDWSVSDVETIEEEVAPWFGNVYSRNNTEPPAPYAGDYDYYTLWELAETVAEVFQERQRYEQLRAVHDDLLTRIESDLPPEDDRPTVASVIYVDETFYPFRSDTPGFANAHVRPLGAPDAFTSGDVSYESAYDFETMLEIDPEVILHRFGVASYYDVNEIRQTLAEHPIGGQLTAVETDRVYPSGNPLQGPLMNLFQLEMTAKQLYPEQFGAWPDYDGGAYPEIPPEERLFDRERVAEIVSGDA from the coding sequence ATGTCGAGACAGAGAGCCGATCACGACGCCCCGACACGCCGCGCCTATCTGCGGTACGGCGCGGCACTGGCGGGCGGCGGACTGCTCGCCGGGTGTACCGGCGCGTCTGAAGAGCCGACCGAACCGCCGACAGAATCGCCCTCCGACTCGGAGACCGAGACACCGACCGAGACTGCGACCGAGGCGGACACCGAGACGAACGAGTCGTACTCGGTCACGCTGTCGCCCGCCGGCACCGTCCAGTTCACGGAGCCACCGTCGAACGTGATGGTGTACAGCCTGCTCTACGCGGACATGGCCGTCGCGTACGGCCACGGCGACGCGGTGAACTCGCTCGGGTTCAGCGCCGAAGCAGGCGGCAACACTCTCGACGCGTACTACGGCCGACTCGACGGCGTCTCCTTCGACCGTGAGGGGTTGGCACAGCTCAACACCGGATCGGGGAACCTGACGGTCGACCGGGAACTGTTCTACGAACTCGACAGCGACCTCCACCTCGTCGACCCCGCGCTCGTCGTCTCGTTCGACGACTGGAGCGTCTCCGACGTGGAGACCATCGAGGAGGAGGTCGCGCCGTGGTTCGGCAACGTCTACAGCAGAAACAACACCGAACCGCCGGCACCCTACGCGGGCGACTACGACTACTACACCCTCTGGGAACTCGCCGAGACGGTCGCCGAGGTGTTTCAGGAGCGGCAGCGATACGAGCAACTTCGCGCGGTCCACGACGACCTCCTGACTCGGATCGAGAGTGACCTCCCGCCCGAGGACGACCGCCCGACGGTCGCGTCGGTGATCTACGTGGACGAGACGTTCTACCCCTTCCGGAGCGACACGCCGGGCTTCGCGAACGCGCACGTCCGACCGCTCGGCGCACCGGACGCCTTCACGTCGGGTGACGTCTCCTACGAGTCGGCCTACGACTTCGAGACGATGCTGGAGATCGATCCGGAGGTGATCCTCCACCGGTTCGGGGTCGCCTCGTACTACGACGTGAACGAGATTCGCCAGACGCTGGCGGAGCACCCGATCGGCGGGCAGTTGACGGCGGTCGAAACCGACCGCGTCTACCCCTCCGGCAACCCGCTCCAGGGACCCCTGATGAACCTGTTCCAACTGGAGATGACCGCGAAACAGCTCTACCCCGAGCAGTTCGGCGCGTGGCCCGACTACGACGGGGGCGCGTACCCCGAGATTCCGCCCGAGGAGCGACTGTTCGACCGCGAGCGTGTCGCCGAGATCGTCTCTGGCGACGCCTGA
- a CDS encoding ABC transporter substrate-binding protein — translation MHEHDADDTDTTDVPTRRQYLGYGSALALSGLLAGCTGDTDSGTESTASQTTTDTETDTATETESGTETETSYEVCMEPNGCHTLDSVPETFVAYHQGPVDMMLSLGQADGLVAAGFPSTFPTEYYDRLPGVSVDLSDVTALAEEGTPDKELFYQLDVDIHLVGHHPAMEYFGLDESDLAELETSVAPFHGSWMRRPDYTDGHPYYGLYEGLDRYAEVFQTQARGDAFRELHDELVADITAELPPAEERPTVAYLNTNYWDNGETVFVRDPTVPGYQTKPIRDLDLPSHDAFAGQYPSDSNFIRGDYELLLEVDPEIVVYHAGMNIVRDTETSFEADIVEPLQNDPVAGEVTAIREGRVYPHHEFEQGPVINLFNTEQLAKALYPEAFGEPTGMEPVPEADRLFDRARVAEVVSGDL, via the coding sequence ATGCACGAACACGACGCCGACGACACCGACACGACCGACGTACCGACCCGCAGACAGTACCTCGGCTACGGCAGTGCCCTCGCACTCTCCGGCCTGCTCGCTGGCTGTACCGGCGACACCGACTCCGGGACCGAGTCAACAGCATCGCAGACGACCACGGACACCGAGACCGACACGGCGACCGAGACGGAGAGCGGAACCGAGACCGAGACCAGCTACGAGGTCTGTATGGAGCCGAACGGCTGTCACACGCTCGACTCGGTTCCCGAGACGTTCGTGGCCTATCACCAGGGTCCGGTCGACATGATGCTCTCGCTGGGGCAGGCCGACGGCCTCGTCGCCGCCGGCTTCCCGTCGACGTTCCCCACCGAGTACTACGACCGGCTTCCGGGCGTCTCGGTCGACCTCTCGGACGTGACCGCGCTGGCAGAAGAGGGCACGCCCGACAAGGAACTGTTCTACCAACTCGACGTGGACATCCACCTCGTGGGTCACCACCCGGCGATGGAGTACTTCGGGCTGGACGAGTCCGACCTCGCCGAACTGGAGACGAGCGTCGCCCCGTTCCACGGGAGTTGGATGCGCCGGCCGGACTACACCGACGGCCACCCGTACTACGGACTCTACGAGGGCCTCGACAGGTACGCCGAGGTGTTCCAGACACAGGCACGCGGCGACGCCTTCCGGGAACTCCACGACGAACTCGTCGCCGACATCACCGCCGAACTCCCGCCGGCCGAGGAGCGCCCGACCGTCGCGTATCTCAACACCAACTACTGGGACAACGGCGAGACGGTGTTCGTCCGCGACCCGACTGTTCCGGGCTACCAGACCAAACCGATCCGCGATCTCGACCTCCCGAGTCACGACGCCTTCGCCGGCCAGTACCCGTCCGACAGCAACTTCATCCGGGGTGACTACGAACTGCTGCTGGAGGTCGACCCGGAGATCGTCGTCTACCACGCCGGCATGAACATCGTCCGGGATACGGAGACGAGCTTCGAGGCCGACATCGTCGAACCCCTGCAGAACGACCCGGTCGCGGGCGAGGTGACGGCGATCCGCGAGGGGCGCGTCTACCCGCACCACGAGTTCGAGCAGGGCCCGGTGATCAACCTGTTCAACACCGAGCAGTTGGCGAAGGCGCTGTACCCGGAGGCGTTCGGCGAGCCGACCGGGATGGAGCCAGTGCCCGAGGCCGACCGACTGTTCGACCGCGCACGTGTCGCCGAGGTCGTCTCGGGGGATCTGTAG
- a CDS encoding DUF7542 family protein: protein MASRATVTCPDCALHETFDRLAAARSLIETHREETDHEAIWELGRLSSGVERAGDEAGVCGRPECATDSPLSDVPNTVTDE, encoded by the coding sequence ATGGCGAGCAGAGCGACCGTCACCTGTCCCGACTGCGCGCTTCACGAGACGTTCGACAGGTTGGCTGCTGCCCGGTCGCTGATCGAGACCCACCGCGAGGAGACCGATCACGAAGCGATCTGGGAGTTGGGCCGGCTGAGTTCGGGTGTCGAACGCGCCGGCGACGAGGCAGGTGTCTGCGGTCGCCCGGAGTGTGCGACCGACTCGCCGCTCTCGGACGTCCCGAACACGGTGACCGACGAGTAG
- a CDS encoding Cdc6/Cdc18 family protein, with amino-acid sequence MGLFERDTEIYRDRDALREDYQPEELVGRDDELATYRTALQPVINGEQPNNVFLYGKTGVGKTAATRYLLTHLEADAAQYDDINLTVVTMNCDGLTSSYQIATRLVNEFRDEGSRISTTGYPRASVYEMLWTELDDCGGTVLVVLDEVDHVEDDSILYQLPRARANDNLSEAKIGIIGISNDFSFREDLSPKVRSSLCEQEIHFPAYDASDLQMILEQRVSVAFHEDVLEPGVIPLCAAYGAKDAGDARQSIDLLMKAGDLARDEDTQTVTEDHVERGRRELERGRIKEGITGLTQHGHLVLYALLTLDLEGEAPVRSRDVRPRYTRFTEMADRDPLVPRRMRDHLSELAMLGIVSVTERNEGRRGGTYREYAIDMDVDLLLDAIEDTVREVGIHQSVKRFLVDDELDHGDTDLSDFAPESR; translated from the coding sequence ATGGGACTCTTCGAGCGCGACACCGAAATCTACCGGGACCGCGACGCCCTCCGCGAGGACTACCAGCCGGAGGAGTTGGTCGGACGAGACGACGAACTCGCGACCTACCGCACCGCCCTCCAACCAGTGATCAACGGCGAGCAACCGAACAACGTCTTTCTGTACGGGAAGACCGGGGTCGGCAAGACCGCCGCGACGCGATATCTCCTCACGCATCTCGAAGCCGACGCCGCCCAGTACGACGACATCAATCTGACGGTCGTCACGATGAACTGCGACGGTCTCACCTCTTCGTACCAGATTGCCACGCGACTCGTCAACGAGTTCCGCGACGAGGGAAGCCGGATCAGCACGACCGGCTATCCGCGTGCGAGCGTCTACGAGATGCTGTGGACGGAACTCGACGACTGTGGGGGGACCGTTCTCGTCGTCCTCGACGAGGTGGACCACGTCGAAGACGACTCGATCCTCTATCAACTCCCGCGTGCCCGCGCGAACGACAACCTCTCCGAGGCGAAGATCGGGATCATCGGTATCTCGAACGACTTCTCGTTCCGGGAGGACCTCTCGCCGAAGGTCAGATCGTCGCTGTGTGAACAGGAGATCCACTTCCCGGCGTACGACGCCTCCGATCTGCAGATGATCCTCGAACAGCGTGTCTCGGTCGCGTTCCACGAGGACGTGCTCGAACCGGGTGTCATCCCGCTGTGTGCCGCCTACGGTGCGAAAGACGCCGGTGACGCCCGGCAGTCGATCGACCTGCTGATGAAAGCCGGGGACCTCGCGCGCGACGAAGACACCCAGACGGTCACCGAAGATCACGTCGAGCGCGGTCGCCGGGAACTCGAGCGCGGCCGCATCAAGGAGGGGATCACCGGGCTGACTCAACACGGACATCTCGTGCTCTACGCACTCCTGACACTCGATCTGGAGGGCGAGGCCCCGGTCCGATCACGCGACGTGCGGCCGCGATACACCCGGTTCACCGAGATGGCCGACCGTGATCCACTCGTCCCGCGTCGGATGCGCGATCACCTCTCCGAACTGGCGATGCTCGGCATCGTCTCGGTGACCGAACGCAACGAGGGCCGACGCGGCGGGACCTACCGCGAGTACGCAATCGACATGGACGTCGATCTGTTGCTCGACGCCATCGAAGACACGGTCCGGGAGGTCGGCATCCACCAGTCGGTCAAGCGATTTCTCGTGGACGACGAACTCGACCACGGCGACACGGACCTCTCCGACTTCGCTCCCGAGAGTCGGTGA
- a CDS encoding ABC transporter substrate-binding protein, with the protein MPRETDDHDDPTRRTYLRYGAALAGAGLFAGCAGEADPVPEQTETPRTDEPGTTTETTSSGQAREACLFPVGCREFTDPPDSVTTYNMGWADMVVALGHADRLRTNRLTAPTLFYDRFDIDYEAGYPALWQDGGFSKEVFYELDSDLFLLDPNLLEAWDDNWDESDTAEIESTVAPFFGCYNRRIRGEWQLDLGYPEQAPTMLESFDAVGTVFDERARTDAWLELHADLQARIDDRLPADPDPPSIALINGGSAPGDGEFYVLSLADDGYEMKPYRDLGLVDADGFAGIETGQYGLTDYETMLEVDPDLILVHWGITTGSVTFGGDGAFDATQFREQFVDPMASHDVGSQLTAVAEDRVLPGPTAEQGPLVNAFQTELTARLFYPDEFGVLDLDAPLDVPESEQLFDRERVRDILAGDL; encoded by the coding sequence ATGCCGAGAGAGACGGACGATCACGACGATCCGACACGACGAACGTATCTGCGGTACGGTGCGGCCCTCGCAGGCGCGGGGCTGTTCGCTGGCTGTGCGGGCGAGGCGGATCCGGTACCGGAACAGACGGAGACTCCCCGGACAGACGAACCCGGGACCACGACGGAGACGACGAGCAGTGGCCAGGCCCGCGAGGCGTGTCTGTTCCCCGTCGGATGCCGTGAGTTCACAGATCCTCCGGACTCCGTGACGACCTACAACATGGGTTGGGCCGACATGGTCGTCGCGCTCGGCCACGCAGACAGGCTCCGGACGAACCGACTCACCGCGCCGACGCTGTTCTACGACCGGTTCGACATCGACTACGAGGCCGGCTACCCGGCGCTGTGGCAGGACGGCGGTTTCTCGAAAGAGGTGTTCTACGAACTCGACTCCGACCTGTTTCTGCTCGATCCGAACCTGCTCGAAGCGTGGGACGACAACTGGGACGAGAGCGACACTGCGGAGATCGAATCGACCGTCGCCCCCTTCTTCGGCTGTTACAACCGACGCATCCGTGGCGAGTGGCAACTGGACCTCGGCTACCCGGAACAGGCCCCGACCATGCTGGAGTCGTTCGACGCCGTGGGGACTGTCTTCGACGAACGCGCCCGCACCGACGCGTGGCTCGAACTCCACGCGGATCTCCAGGCCCGGATCGACGATCGACTCCCGGCCGACCCCGACCCACCGTCGATCGCGCTGATCAACGGCGGATCCGCACCCGGCGACGGCGAGTTCTACGTCCTGTCGCTGGCGGACGACGGCTACGAGATGAAACCGTACCGTGATCTCGGACTCGTGGACGCGGACGGCTTCGCGGGCATCGAGACGGGCCAGTACGGCCTGACCGACTACGAGACGATGTTAGAGGTCGATCCGGACCTGATCCTCGTCCACTGGGGGATCACCACGGGATCGGTGACCTTCGGCGGTGACGGGGCCTTCGACGCGACCCAGTTCCGCGAACAGTTCGTCGACCCGATGGCGTCCCACGACGTCGGAAGCCAACTGACCGCCGTCGCGGAGGACCGAGTGCTTCCGGGACCGACCGCCGAACAGGGACCACTCGTCAACGCCTTCCAGACCGAACTCACCGCCCGACTGTTCTACCCCGACGAGTTCGGCGTGCTCGACCTCGACGCGCCACTGGACGTGCCGGAGTCGGAGCAGTTGTTCGACCGGGAACGGGTCCGAGACATCCTCGCAGGCGACCTGTAG
- a CDS encoding ParA family protein, producing MSRAVSVSLQKGGVGKTTLAINLADALVARGNDVLLVDLDQQGNATEGVGMSDVYESGSPHVGDVLTDTDPVDVREVIRERPAQGDGETFDVLPANVDLDQAEDKIRNSTFGMLWVQRRIVDPLVGDEYDYLVMDSPPNLGPLSDAALIGSQHVIVPLLMSEPSVSGFERMWSHQIQPIRNEVDLDLLAIVPNDLTGNNEERRIIEDLEDSPFAEFLPEFARSVEFDEPASAGPGIRHRIAFSRAWRDGQTLREYDPDNDMLDRLDELARIVENGGTTTRPPGGSD from the coding sequence GTGAGTCGTGCGGTGAGCGTCTCCCTCCAGAAGGGTGGGGTCGGCAAGACCACGCTGGCGATCAACCTCGCGGACGCACTGGTCGCGCGGGGGAACGACGTCCTGCTGGTGGACCTCGACCAGCAGGGGAACGCGACCGAAGGCGTCGGCATGAGCGACGTGTACGAGTCCGGATCACCACACGTCGGCGACGTACTGACCGACACCGATCCGGTGGACGTGCGCGAAGTGATCCGGGAACGACCGGCCCAGGGGGACGGCGAGACGTTCGACGTGCTCCCGGCGAACGTCGATCTGGATCAGGCCGAAGACAAGATCCGGAACTCGACGTTCGGGATGCTGTGGGTCCAGCGCCGGATCGTCGACCCACTGGTCGGCGACGAGTACGACTACCTCGTCATGGACTCCCCGCCGAACCTCGGCCCGTTGTCCGACGCGGCACTGATCGGGTCCCAGCACGTGATCGTGCCACTGCTGATGAGCGAACCGAGCGTCAGCGGCTTCGAGCGGATGTGGAGCCACCAGATTCAACCCATCAGAAACGAGGTCGATCTGGACTTGCTGGCCATCGTCCCGAACGATCTGACGGGGAACAACGAGGAGCGCCGGATCATCGAGGATCTGGAAGACTCGCCGTTCGCCGAGTTCTTACCGGAGTTCGCGCGGTCGGTGGAGTTCGACGAACCGGCGAGTGCCGGCCCGGGAATCCGCCACCGGATCGCCTTCAGCAGGGCGTGGCGCGACGGACAGACGCTCAGAGAGTACGACCCCGACAACGACATGCTCGACAGACTGGACGAACTCGCACGGATCGTAGAGAACGGTGGGACGACAACCCGACCGCCCGGAGGGAGTGACTGA
- a CDS encoding zinc-dependent alcohol dehydrogenase family protein: protein MRAATYHGPGDIRVESVPDPELESSKGAIVRVTHTAICGSDLWFYRGESDRDVPSRVGHEPMGIVEEVGEDVVSVEQGDRASAPFLVSCGRCEFCRKGLHTSCVNGDGWGGENGGAQSEYVRCPEADGTLVRVPDRHADDEETLRSLLPLTDVMGTGHHAAVNAGVEAGATCAVVGDGAVGLCGVLAARRLGAERIIALGHHEDRLAIAEEFGATDVVTARGEEAIEEVRELTGGGVNHVLEAVGASSAMETAAGIARPGGTVGYVGVPHGMGDGLDLGPFFSDNVTLSGGVAPVRAYAEELMADVLQGTLDPSPVFTKTVDLDGVPEGYRAMDERDAIKVLVKP from the coding sequence ATGCGAGCTGCGACTTACCACGGACCGGGCGACATCCGGGTCGAGTCGGTTCCCGATCCCGAATTGGAGTCCTCGAAGGGTGCCATCGTGCGCGTGACACACACCGCGATCTGCGGCTCCGACCTCTGGTTCTATCGCGGTGAGAGCGACCGCGACGTCCCCTCTCGCGTCGGCCACGAGCCGATGGGTATCGTCGAGGAGGTCGGCGAGGACGTCGTGTCGGTCGAGCAGGGCGACCGTGCCTCCGCTCCGTTTCTCGTCAGTTGTGGCCGCTGTGAGTTCTGTCGGAAGGGACTCCACACCTCCTGTGTGAACGGCGACGGCTGGGGCGGTGAGAACGGCGGGGCTCAGAGCGAGTACGTCCGGTGTCCCGAAGCCGACGGGACGCTGGTCCGCGTGCCGGACCGCCACGCCGACGACGAGGAAACGCTTCGGTCGCTCCTCCCGCTGACGGACGTGATGGGCACCGGGCACCACGCCGCCGTGAACGCGGGTGTCGAAGCCGGGGCGACCTGTGCGGTCGTCGGCGACGGTGCGGTCGGACTGTGTGGCGTGCTCGCGGCCCGTCGACTCGGTGCAGAGCGTATCATCGCGCTCGGTCACCACGAGGATCGACTAGCGATCGCGGAGGAGTTCGGCGCGACCGACGTCGTGACGGCGCGCGGAGAGGAGGCGATCGAAGAGGTCCGGGAGTTGACCGGCGGCGGCGTGAACCACGTGCTGGAGGCGGTCGGTGCCAGCTCGGCGATGGAGACGGCGGCCGGTATCGCCCGCCCCGGCGGGACCGTCGGCTACGTCGGCGTCCCGCACGGGATGGGCGACGGTCTCGACCTCGGGCCGTTCTTCTCCGACAACGTCACACTGAGCGGTGGCGTCGCGCCCGTCCGTGCCTACGCCGAAGAGTTGATGGCCGACGTACTCCAGGGGACGCTCGACCCGTCCCCGGTGTTCACGAAGACGGTCGATCTCGACGGCGTGCCGGAGGGCTACCGCGCGATGGACGAACGCGACGCGATCAAAGTCCTCGTGAAACCCTGA
- a CDS encoding amphi-Trp domain-containing protein: MSGEHDETEKTLIRSGRDFEQEYRLDASEAGEFLIALGEQLRDGDELTISTDEWELPFAFGEPVELEIDYEGVGEPELEIELELPGRTDEDAPNVE; this comes from the coding sequence ATGTCCGGAGAACACGACGAGACAGAGAAGACCCTCATCAGAAGCGGCCGCGACTTCGAGCAGGAGTACCGACTCGACGCGAGCGAGGCGGGGGAGTTCCTGATCGCACTCGGCGAACAACTGCGCGACGGCGACGAACTCACCATCTCGACCGACGAGTGGGAGCTCCCCTTCGCGTTCGGGGAACCGGTCGAACTCGAGATCGACTACGAGGGCGTCGGGGAGCCGGAACTGGAGATCGAACTGGAACTCCCCGGTCGGACGGACGAGGACGCACCGAACGTCGAGTAG
- a CDS encoding NAD(P)/FAD-dependent oxidoreductase has protein sequence MSTLPEETPATDPDSRPDWDVVVAGGGTAGLSAAVFLARYGLETLVLARGKSAIHQCAHLENYLGFPGGISPERFLALGETQAEHEGATVDDDMIESVEPHDDGFVISTQEGREIVTTHVLAASAYDGDYLSAFAEDLRTADADDSDSDHEFLDTDAGRTPIEGLYAGGWLTDESVHQAVTNAGDGARAALSLIRDDLTDRYWAEIGDIYVDWVVDADRYGGEEWHENVDGWFDREIAPGAPDEMDDETLAEVRDDLKTAFLDRGITADERDRRECEGQRHLLDALDDDVIREYVAEIDAD, from the coding sequence ATGTCCACACTCCCAGAGGAGACGCCAGCGACCGACCCGGACAGCCGACCCGACTGGGACGTGGTCGTGGCCGGTGGCGGCACGGCCGGACTCTCGGCGGCGGTGTTCCTCGCGCGCTACGGACTCGAAACGCTGGTGCTGGCTCGGGGGAAGTCGGCGATCCATCAGTGTGCCCACCTGGAGAACTACCTCGGTTTTCCCGGCGGGATCAGCCCGGAGCGGTTTCTCGCGCTGGGCGAGACACAGGCCGAACACGAGGGAGCGACGGTCGACGACGACATGATCGAGTCGGTCGAGCCACACGACGACGGCTTCGTGATCTCCACACAGGAGGGCCGTGAAATCGTGACCACCCACGTGCTCGCGGCGAGTGCGTACGACGGTGACTACCTCTCGGCGTTCGCGGAGGACCTCCGGACGGCAGACGCCGACGACTCGGACAGCGACCACGAGTTTCTCGACACGGACGCCGGGCGAACCCCGATCGAGGGACTGTACGCCGGTGGCTGGCTCACCGACGAATCGGTCCATCAGGCGGTGACCAACGCGGGCGACGGTGCCCGCGCCGCGCTCTCCCTGATCCGCGACGATCTGACCGACCGCTACTGGGCCGAGATCGGCGACATCTACGTCGACTGGGTGGTAGACGCCGACCGGTACGGCGGCGAGGAGTGGCACGAGAACGTCGACGGCTGGTTCGACCGCGAGATCGCCCCCGGCGCACCGGACGAGATGGACGACGAGACGCTCGCCGAGGTTCGAGACGACCTGAAGACGGCGTTTCTCGACCGGGGGATCACCGCCGACGAACGCGACCGGCGGGAGTGTGAGGGCCAACGACACCTCCTCGACGCCCTCGACGACGACGTGATCAGGGAGTACGTCGCCGAGATCGACGCGGACTGA